From the genome of Tsukamurella pulmonis:
ATTGCTCGAAGGTGGCGGCCTGCAGGCGTTTCGCCGTCTCGTTCGCCTCGTCGGCGAAGATGACGTAGTCGTTCACCTGCGCCGCCCAGCGGAAGTCACCGTCGTCGTACGCCTTCTGCGCGACCTGCAGCGCCGCGTCGGCGCCACCCATCGCCGCCACGTGCCGCTTCGCCCCCTCCACCGGCGGGTGCTCCCACAGGTGCGCGGGGTTACCGTCGAACCAGCCCATGTACCGCTGGTAGATCGCCTTGACGTTGTGGCTGACCGTGCCGTAGTAGCCGCGGGTGGACCACGCCTTCTCCAGGGCGGGCGGCAGCACCATCCGCTCGGCGATCTCGCTGCCGACGTGGCCCTGGTTGAGCATCCGCAGCGTCTGATCGTGCAGGTAGGAGTAGACGTCGCGCTGCGCCCCGAGGAACCGCACGACCTCGTCGGTCCCCCACGTGGGCCAGTGGTGCGCACCGAAGCACACGTCCACCCGGCGGCCGTAGCGGTTGATCGTCTCGGTCAGGTACCGCGCCCAGACGCGGGCGTCGCGCACGAGCGCGCCGCGCAGGGTGAGCACGTTGTGCAGGGTGTGGGAAGCGTTCTCCGCCACGAAGAGTGCGCGCATCTCCGGCAGGTGGACGTTCATCTCCGCGGGCGCCTCGGTGCCGGGCGTCATCTGGAACTCCATCGTCACGCCGTCCACCGTCTCGATCCGCCCCGTCCGGTCGATCGACACGGTCGGGGCGATCAGGCCCTTGTCGCCGAGTGAGGTCGTCTGGCCGAGCCCGGTGCCGACGGAGCCCTTCGGGCCCCGCGGGATCGCGGGGCCGAACATGTACGTCGACCGTCTCGTCATCGCCGTTCCGGCGTAGACGTTCTCGGCCACGGCCTCGTCCATGAAGCCCGCGGGTGCCAGGATCGCGCATCGACCGGCCGCCACGTCCTCCGCGGTGGTCACCCCCGGGACCCCGCCGAAGTGATCGATGTGGGAGTGGCTGTAGACCACACCGAGCACGGGCCGGTCCGCACCGCGCTGCGCCCGGTACAGCGCGAGGCCCGCGGCCGCGGTCTCCGCGGAGATGAGCGGGTCGATGATCACGATGCCCGTACGCCCCTCGATCACGGTCATCACCGACAGGTCGAAGCCGCGCAGCTGGTAGATGCCCGGCGCCACCTCGTAGAGGCCCTGCCGGATGTTCAGCTGCGACTGGCGCCACAGGCTGGGGTTCACGGAGGGCGGGCATTCACCGCGCAGGAAGCCGTAGGAATCCATGTCCCACACCGTTCTTCCGCGGGCGTCCTTGATGACCCCGCTCTCGGGGCCGCGCAGGAAGCCCCGGTCGGCTGCGGCGAAGTCCGCCGTGTCGGAGAAGGGCAGCGCCTCGCGGACCCTCCGGTTGGCCTCGATCACGTGCTTCGTCGGATCCGTCTGCGCGGCGGGCGGATCGACCCGCACGCCGGTACCCGTCGAGCGCCCGTCCGAGGAGCACGCGGCGGTGCTCCCCACGCCGAGCGCCGCGAGGGCAGCGGCGCCGAGGCCGACGACGCGGCGGCGCGAGACGCCGGTCGGAGGGGTGTCGTGGGCGGTTCGTTCGTGCATGGCGTTCCTGGTTCGATCGCGACGGGGCGGCGGGAGTCGCCGCGCATGACTATTGCAGTATGACTGCAATAGTGGCGTCGCGCCAGGAATCGGCCACAATGGACGGGATACGTCGGCGGGACGGCCGCCCGCGCCCGCGGCGCGCAGCCGACGCCGAGCAGGAACGTCGAGCAGAGGAGAGCAGCGGATGTCCGAGGCACCCCCGCGCCGGCGCCGCAACCCCGAGCAGACGCGGGCCGCCCTGGTGACGAGCGCGTTGGCGCTGGTCACGGCGGGCTCCGGCGACCCGACGGCCAAGGAGGTCGCGGCGCACGCGGGAACCTCGGAGCGCAGCGTCTACGTCCACTTCCCCGTGCTCGACGACCTGCGGACCGCGGTGGCCGAGCGCCAGGCCGAGCTCGTCCGGGCGCTGGTCACCGCGATCGACCCGACCGGGCCGCTGGCCGACCGGATCGACGAGGCCGTCGCGCAGAGCATGGCGATCTACCGGTTGCAGCGCAACGTCCGGCCGGCGGGCCTGATCTCGGCGTTGCGGGTGCCGGCGATCGACGCCTCCATGGCCGGGACGGAGAGCCTGATCCGCGCGAACTGGGCCCGGACCTTCGAGCCCGAGCTGGCACGGTCGGACGACCCCGGCCTGCTCGACGCCGTCGACACCGCGCTCGCCTGGAGCACGATCTTCCACCTCATCGAGCGCAGGCGCCTGACCGAGGCCGCCTGCAACCGGACCCAGGCGCGCATGCTCGACGCGCTGTTCGGCACCGGCGCGGCCACGCCCTGACCGCGACCGTCCTGGCCCCGGCTCAGACCGCGGGCTGCTGCTGGGTGATGCAGTGGATGCCGCCGCCCCGGGCGAACAGCGGCCGCGCGTCGACGGTGACGATCTCCCGCCCCGGGTAGGCGGCGGCCAGGATCTCCACGGCCGCTTGATCGTTCGGATCGTCGAAGGAGCAGGCCACCACGGCGTCGTTGACGACGACGTGGTTGATGTAGCTGTAGTCGACGAACCCCTCGTCGTCGCGCAGCACCGTCGGGGCGGGCACGGAC
Proteins encoded in this window:
- a CDS encoding alkyl/aryl-sulfatase, with amino-acid sequence MHERTAHDTPPTGVSRRRVVGLGAAALAALGVGSTAACSSDGRSTGTGVRVDPPAAQTDPTKHVIEANRRVREALPFSDTADFAAADRGFLRGPESGVIKDARGRTVWDMDSYGFLRGECPPSVNPSLWRQSQLNIRQGLYEVAPGIYQLRGFDLSVMTVIEGRTGIVIIDPLISAETAAAGLALYRAQRGADRPVLGVVYSHSHIDHFGGVPGVTTAEDVAAGRCAILAPAGFMDEAVAENVYAGTAMTRRSTYMFGPAIPRGPKGSVGTGLGQTTSLGDKGLIAPTVSIDRTGRIETVDGVTMEFQMTPGTEAPAEMNVHLPEMRALFVAENASHTLHNVLTLRGALVRDARVWARYLTETINRYGRRVDVCFGAHHWPTWGTDEVVRFLGAQRDVYSYLHDQTLRMLNQGHVGSEIAERMVLPPALEKAWSTRGYYGTVSHNVKAIYQRYMGWFDGNPAHLWEHPPVEGAKRHVAAMGGADAALQVAQKAYDDGDFRWAAQVNDYVIFADEANETAKRLQAATFEQLAYASESATWRNFYLTGAHELRHGKIPPSAVVSTPTLTAALTVPQLFDAVALRIDGRRAWDVESVIDWEITDGPGEVYRTELRNGVFTHFATAEYEGLPAATTTVQLTKPVLAQVLGGADVADLAGSGRLRVVGPAEPLSTLRSVVDDPDPGFSIVTP
- a CDS encoding TetR/AcrR family transcriptional regulator, whose translation is MSEAPPRRRRNPEQTRAALVTSALALVTAGSGDPTAKEVAAHAGTSERSVYVHFPVLDDLRTAVAERQAELVRALVTAIDPTGPLADRIDEAVAQSMAIYRLQRNVRPAGLISALRVPAIDASMAGTESLIRANWARTFEPELARSDDPGLLDAVDTALAWSTIFHLIERRRLTEAACNRTQARMLDALFGTGAATP